From a single Eleginops maclovinus isolate JMC-PN-2008 ecotype Puerto Natales chromosome 2, JC_Emac_rtc_rv5, whole genome shotgun sequence genomic region:
- the polg gene encoding DNA polymerase subunit gamma-1, which produces MLHVLRSPLQRTLIPIQWRCQRCVFSTKPHSLQGEDSTENRMNPLNIQMLSKNLHDQIFRGQEPLYREEDVERSIRHLQKHQLWGKETSLLPEVELKLPQMYGNNIDEHFRILAQKQSLPYLEAATELQLAELPAMPQEWSWEVGWTRYGPNGESQKVDFPEESALVFDVEVCMSEGRCPTMAVAMSPTNWYSWCSKRLIEERYSWANQLTLADLIPLETPVNSARPPGGQWKERLIVGHNVSFDRSFIKEQYLLKGSKVRFMDTMSLHMAISGLTGFQRILWMANKMGKRRGLQEVKEHFKKAGQKREGPAIGSWDWVNISSINNLADVHALYVGGPSLKKEAREIFVKGSMTDVRNNFQELMQYCAMDVEATHQVFTEQLPLFMERCPHPVTFAGMLEMGVSYLPVNQNWGRYLEDSQDIYEELQREMKKSLMTLADDACQLLQDDRYKEDPWLWDFEWDVQEFKVKKVAASKKKNSQKEAGIKVGTPLPDWEEDPGPPSEEEMAGPCPSRLAVDKLKETVSRLPKRRQHLPGHPGWYRKLCEKMSEEDSWSPGANLISLQMRVTPKLMGLTWDGFPLHYTEKHGWGYLVPGRRDNLVSEEESTGPVCPHRAIESFYREYCDQNSKARPEYQDCNPSEDLMWTDSTVWAKVEEFGSMESLTEENGVRMMKNGERKTNKVQDPHNVPEKSHCHYHHGNGPYNDVDIPGCWFFKLPHKDGNHNNVGSPFSKDFLSKMEDGTLRAGHGGTNATRALEINKMMSFWRNAHKRISSQMVLWLRKGELPRTVSRHKEFDEEGQYGAILPQVVTAGTVTRRAVEPTWLTASNARRDRVGSELKAMVQVPPGYHLVGADVDSQELWIAAVLGEAHFAGMHGCTAFGWMTLQGKKSQGTDLHSRTADTVGISREHAKVFNYGRIYGAGQPFAERLLMQFNHRLDQTEAASKARQMYALTKGIRRYQLSEEGEWLVNELDIEVEREEDDSVTLQELRRITRLASQCSRRKRWDIVDKRLWAGGTESSMFNKLERIAHSAQPATPVLGCRISRALEPQAVKNEFITSRVNWVVQSSAVDYLHLMLVAMKWLFEEHDIDGRFCISIHDEVRYLVHSEDRHRAALALQITNLLTRSVFAHALGMKDLPQSVAFFSAVDIDQCLRKEVHMDCVTPSNPTGVERRYSLAPGEALDIYQILDITKGSLDRGW; this is translated from the exons ATGCTGCACGTGTTGCGCTCTCCTCTGCAGAGGACGCTCATCCCTATACAATGGAGATGTCAACGCTGCGTCTTCTCCACCAAGCCTCACTCTCTTCAGGGCGAGGACTCCACGGAGAACCGCATGAACCCCCTGAACATTCAGATGCTGTCGAAGAACCTCCATGACCAGATCTTCAGAGGGCAGGAACCACTATACAGAGAGGAAGATGTGGAGCGCAGCATCAGGCACCTGCAGAAACATCAACTGTGGGGGAAGGAAACTTCACTGCTGCCTGAAGTGGAGCTGAAGCTTCCCCAAATGTATGGCAACAATATTGACGAGCACTTTCGAATCTTGGCCCAGAAGCAAAGTCTACCCTACCTTGAGGCTGccactgagctgcagctggCTGAGCTCCCTGCCATGCCACAGGAGTGGAGCTGGGAGGTTGGATGGACACGATATGGGCCAAATGGGGAGAGTCAGAAGGTTGATTTCCCAGAGGAGTCTGCACTGGTGTTTGATGTGGAGGTGTGCATGTCGGAGGGAAGGTGTCCAACAATGGCTGTTGCAAtgtctcccactaactg GTACTCCTGGTGCAGTAAGCGTCTGATTGAGGAGCGGTACTCGTGGGCAAACCAGTTGACGCTAGCAGACCTCATCCCGTTAGAGACACCAGTCAACTCTGCCCGCCCACCAGGGGGTCAGTGGAAGGAGAGGCTAATAGTAGGCCATAATGTCAGTTTTGACCGATCATTCATTAAGGAGCAATACTTACTAAAG GGTTCTAAGGTGCGCTTCATGGACACCATGAGCCTTCATATGGCCATCTCTGGACTGACAGGGTTTCAGCGCATACTGTGGATGGCCAATAAGATGGGTAAAAGGAGGGGTCTTCAGGAGGTCAAGgaacactttaaaaaagctGGACAGAAACGGGAAGGTCCAGCG ATCGGCTCCTGGGACTGGGTTAATATTAGCAGCATTAATAACCTGGCTGATGTCCATGCTCTGTATGTGGGAGGACCGTCACTGAAGAAAGAGGCCAGAGAGATATTTGTGAAGGGCAGCATGACTGATGTCAGGAACAACTTCCAG GAGTTAATGCAGTACTGTGCAATGGACGTCGAGGCCACGCATCAAGTCTTCACAGAACAGCTTCCCCTCTTTATGGAGAG GTGCCCCCATCCAGTGACGTTTGCAGGGATGCTGGAGATGGGTGTGAGCTACCTCCCTGTCAATCAAAACTGGGGGCGTTACCTGGAAGATTCTCAGGACATTTACGAAGAGCttcagagagagatgaagaaatcTCTGATGACTTTAGCGGACGATGCctgccagctgctgcaggatgaCAG ATACAAAGAAGACCCCTGGCTTTGGGATTTTGAGTGGGATGTGCAGGAGTTCAAGGTGAAGAAAGTAGCAGCCAGCAAGAAGAAAAACTCCCAAAAAGAAGCCGGAATAAAAGTTGGTACTCCTCTTCCAGACTGGGAAGAAG ACCCAGGTCCACCCTCTGAAGAGGAGATGGCAGGCCCTTGCCCCAGCAGGCTGGCTGTGGATAAGCTGAAAGAAACAGTGAGTCGACTTCCTAAGAGAAGACAACATCTGCCTGGACATCCAGG CTGGTACCGTAAGCTGTGTGAGAAGATGTCTGAGGAGGACAGCTGGTCCCCGGGAGCCAACCTCATCAGTCTACAGATGAGAGTAACTCCTAAGCTGATGGGTCTGACCTGGGATGGCTTCCCGCTGCATTACACAGAGAAACATGGCTGGGGCTACCTGGTACCTGGACGCAGGGATAACCTGGTGTCCGAGGAAGAGAGTACAGGGCCTGTGTGTCCTCACAG AGCTATCGAGAGTTTTTATAGAGAGTATTGTGACCAAAACAGCAAAGCACGGCCTGAGTATCAGGACTGCAACCCTTCAGAGGACCTCATGTGGACTGACAGCACTGTGTGGGCAAAG GTGGAGGAGTTTGGCTCCATGGAGAGTCTGACGGAGGAAAATGGAGTCAGAATGATGAAAaatggagagaggaagacaaacaaG GTCCAAGATCCACATAACGTCCCAGAGAAGAGCCACTGCCATTATCACCATGGAAATGGCCCCTACAACGATGTTGATATTCCAGGGTGCTGGTTTTTCAAATTACCTCATAAG GATGGTAATCACAACAATGTCGGCAGTCCTTTTTCAAAAGACTTCCTGTCCAAGATGGAGGATGGTACCCTCAGGGCCGGACATGGTGGAACCAACGCTACACGAGCTCTGGAGATCAACAAAATGATGTCCTTTTGGAGGAATGCCCATAAACGAATAAG TTCTCAGATGGTGCTGTGGCTGCGAAAGGGGGAGCTCCCTCGTACTGTCAGcag ACACAAAGAGTTTGATGAAGAGGGCCAGTATGGGGCCATATTACCTCAGGTCGTCACCGCTGGAACTGTTACACGCAGAGCCGTGGAGCCAACATGGCTGACAGCAAGTAACGCACGG CGGGATCGGGTGGGCAGTGAGCTGAAGGCCATGGTGCAAGTGCCCCCTGGATATCACCTGGTGGGAGCAGATGTAGACTCTCAAGAGTTGTGGATTGCCGCCGTGCTCGGAGAGGCTCACTTTGCTGGCATGCACG GCTGCACAGCGTTCGGCTGGATGACCCTGCAGGGAAAGAAGAGTCAGGGCACGGACCTGCACAGCCGCACTGCCGATACTGTGGGCATCAGCCGAGAGCACGCCAAGGTGTTCAACTATGGACGCATTTATGGAGCGGGACAACCCTTTGCTGAGAGGCTGCTCATGCAGTTCAACCACCGGCTGGATCAGACGGAAGCTGCCAGTAAGGCCAGGCAGATGTACGCCTTAACGAAGGGCATACGCAG GTACCAATTGTCAGAGGAGGGTGAGTGGCTGGTCAATGAACTGGATAtagaggtggagagggaggaggatgaCAGCGTCACCCTGCAGGAGTTAAGAAGGATCACTAGACTGGCCTCACAGTG CTCTCGGAGGAAGAGGTGGGATATCGTGGACAAACGCCTGTGGGCGGGAGGTACGGAGTCGAGCATGTTCAACAAGCTGGAGAGGATTGCCCATTCAGCCCAGCCGGCCACGCCGGTTCTAGGCTGCAGGATCAGCAGAGCACTGGAGCCCCAGGCAGTAAAGAATGAG tTTATCACGAGCAGAGTGAACTGGGTGGTGCAGAGCTCAGCAGTGGACTACCTTCACCTGATGCTGGTGGCCATGAAGTGGCTGTTCGAGGAGCACGACATTGATGGACGATTCTGCATCAGCATCCACGACGAGGTGCGGTACCTCGTCCACAGCGAAGACCGTCACCGAGCAGCGCTGGCCCTACAGATCACAAACCTGCTCACAAG GAGCGTGTTTGCCCATGCGTTAGGCATGAAGGACCTTCCCCAGTCAGTAGCTTTCTTCAGTGCCGTAGACATTGACCAGTGTCTGAGGAAGGAGGTCCACATGGACTGTGTGACCCCTTCAAACCCCACAGGTGTTGAGAGGAGATACAGCCTAGCACCTG GTGAGGCCTTGGACATCTACCAAATACTGGACATCACTAAAGGCTCTCTGGACAGAGGATGGTAG
- the LOC134881278 gene encoding Golgi apparatus membrane protein TVP23 homolog A-like isoform X2, with product MADDTEDVELDFAADEQERERRSAVIRHPLASFFHLFFRVVAIVAYLLCDLISENFASCFVLIITLLSFDFWSVKNVTGRLLVGLRWWNQIDDDGKSLWVFEAKKASRGNNIGTEAEARIFWLGLIICPLIWIFFFFTSLFSLKIKWLSLVVASVSLQAANLYGYLRCKAVGEDGQPADSFTGQHLLQRPDIIFGIL from the exons ATGGCGGATGACACAGAGGATGTTGAGCTGGACTTTGCTGCTGAcgagcaggagagggagaggagaagcgCAGTCATAAG ACACCCTCTTGCCTCCTTTTTCCACTTGTTCTTCCGGGTGGTTGCCATTGTTGCCTATCTTCTCTGTGACTTGATCAGCGAGAACTTTGCATCATGTTTTGTGCTGATCATCACTCTGCTCTCCTTTGACTTCTGGTCTGTTAAG AATGTGACTGGTAGGCTGCTGGTTGGCCTTCGCTGGTGGAATCAGATTGACGACGATGGAAAAAGCCTCTGGGTGTTTGAAGCCAAAAAA GCCTCCCGTGGCAATAACATAGGGACAGAAGCAGAGGCCAGGATATTTTGGCTGGGTCTCATCATCTGCCCTCTCATAtggatatttttcttcttcaccTCCCTGTTCTCCCTGAAGATTAAATGGCTG TCACTTGTGGTAGCTAGTGTTTCTCTGCAAGCGGCCAATCTCTATGGTTACCTCCGCTGCAAGGCAGTGGGAGAGGATGGCCAGCCTGCAGACTCTTTCACGGGGCAGCACCTCCTGCAGCGT CCAGACATCATCTTCGGAATACTGTGA
- the LOC134881278 gene encoding Golgi apparatus membrane protein TVP23 homolog A-like isoform X1: MADDTEDVELDFAADEQERERRSAVIRHPLASFFHLFFRVVAIVAYLLCDLISENFASCFVLIITLLSFDFWSVKVRGCAGPQNVTGRLLVGLRWWNQIDDDGKSLWVFEAKKASRGNNIGTEAEARIFWLGLIICPLIWIFFFFTSLFSLKIKWLSLVVASVSLQAANLYGYLRCKAVGEDGQPADSFTGQHLLQRPDIIFGIL; this comes from the exons ATGGCGGATGACACAGAGGATGTTGAGCTGGACTTTGCTGCTGAcgagcaggagagggagaggagaagcgCAGTCATAAG ACACCCTCTTGCCTCCTTTTTCCACTTGTTCTTCCGGGTGGTTGCCATTGTTGCCTATCTTCTCTGTGACTTGATCAGCGAGAACTTTGCATCATGTTTTGTGCTGATCATCACTCTGCTCTCCTTTGACTTCTGGTCTGTTAAGGTGAGAGGTTGTGCAGGTCCACAG AATGTGACTGGTAGGCTGCTGGTTGGCCTTCGCTGGTGGAATCAGATTGACGACGATGGAAAAAGCCTCTGGGTGTTTGAAGCCAAAAAA GCCTCCCGTGGCAATAACATAGGGACAGAAGCAGAGGCCAGGATATTTTGGCTGGGTCTCATCATCTGCCCTCTCATAtggatatttttcttcttcaccTCCCTGTTCTCCCTGAAGATTAAATGGCTG TCACTTGTGGTAGCTAGTGTTTCTCTGCAAGCGGCCAATCTCTATGGTTACCTCCGCTGCAAGGCAGTGGGAGAGGATGGCCAGCCTGCAGACTCTTTCACGGGGCAGCACCTCCTGCAGCGT CCAGACATCATCTTCGGAATACTGTGA